One genomic window of Undibacterium cyanobacteriorum includes the following:
- a CDS encoding M48 family metalloprotease, producing the protein MSRRRFTFLITTLLGEYCLRAFASHVMAQPITEVTKVNASDEEPWRLSPALVIHSAAKRYQKKIQELAHGHLLDRSASFLQRSSSILSTLRQQASRDFPETQAWQWELHTSDEAEESSYCMAGGKLLISLPQAQRMSLNDMELAMLISHEMAHALLHHHFLEDREALRRFPSLQTKNFEDFQDAVDEDDVILTALAEFDKAQEYEADLVGFQLALRAGFAGAMLIRFFEKLRKHSAYPNFDSKSHPAPAQRLQRLRTWYQQQTPTAKQA; encoded by the coding sequence ATGTCACGTCGTCGCTTCACTTTTCTGATCACTACGCTTCTCGGCGAATACTGTCTCAGAGCGTTTGCCTCCCATGTCATGGCGCAACCCATCACGGAAGTCACTAAGGTCAATGCTAGCGATGAAGAGCCATGGAGACTGAGTCCGGCTTTAGTGATACACAGCGCAGCCAAACGCTATCAGAAAAAAATCCAAGAACTGGCCCATGGCCACTTACTCGACCGTAGCGCGAGCTTTCTTCAACGGAGCAGCAGCATCTTGAGCACTTTGAGGCAGCAAGCGTCGCGCGATTTTCCGGAAACGCAGGCATGGCAGTGGGAACTCCACACTAGCGATGAAGCCGAAGAGAGCTCGTATTGCATGGCGGGTGGAAAACTTCTGATTAGTCTGCCACAGGCGCAGCGCATGAGCTTGAATGACATGGAACTGGCGATGTTGATCAGCCATGAAATGGCGCACGCTTTACTACACCATCACTTTCTCGAAGACCGAGAGGCCTTGCGCCGCTTTCCAAGTTTGCAGACGAAAAATTTTGAGGACTTTCAGGACGCCGTCGACGAAGATGATGTCATCCTCACTGCACTCGCTGAGTTTGATAAGGCGCAGGAATATGAGGCAGATTTGGTGGGCTTTCAACTCGCACTGCGAGCCGGTTTCGCTGGGGCTATGTTGATACGTTTTTTTGAGAAACTACGCAAACACAGCGCCTATCCAAACTTTGATAGCAAGAGTCATCCCGCACCAGCACAACGTCTACAACGCTTGCGAACGTGGTATCAACAACAGACACCTACGGCCAAGCAAGCTTAG